ATGAATAGACCCACCAAGGTTGGTTAGTGGCGACGGTGAAAATGATAAACGAGAAGCTAACCAGCGCCAGCCCAATCCAAGCTCTGCGCTCCGGTCGCGTATAGGCCGTGAGTACGCATGCGTAGATATGAAATACAGTGAAGCCGCCGTTAAACTGAGATAGCACAAAGCCGATCAAAACAAAGGCGACAGTGTGCGGAATATTGTCGCGCGATGGGTCCCTAAACGCTAAAAAATAAACCGGTAAGAAAACCATAAGACCAACAATGCTAGCAATGATATCGGTCTTACTCGGCGACTGGAAAAACCACGGCGTAATATAGAATACCAAGTAAATTAGGTAAAACTCGGGTCTGGAGCCAAGGGCTTTTATATTGTTTGCCTGGAATTTCATTGTGATTCGAGAGTAACACTCTTTAGTGAATACTTATATTTTCCGGGCCTAGGGCCAGCGACTATTGCGAAGCCAATCAGTTGTTTGGAGTCGAGTCCGTGAAATTGCTTTAGAGGCAATCGAAACGTTTGCCATTCCTCTGTAAGGTTGAATGTCTGTGCGGGCGGTGCGCCAGCCATGCTGCCGGAAAAGCTCAATGCTTGGTAGACTCCGGGGGAACCTTTGGCCATGAAAGACAGTTCATGATAATCGCTGATGTCTAAGGCTGTATCGCCAAACAAGCCCGCCCCAGCCCAGGGAAACATGAAGCCTTGTTGCACGTTAGCTTGAACTTCTAGTACACCATTGGTTCGCCGTAGTTTGGTGCTGGAGTTACCGCCGGTCATACGGTCATCGGTGGTTGCCCAGTTTAAGTTTGACGGCCCGTTTAAGTCTTGTGCAAACTGACTGAGATAGCCACTGGAAATTTTAGAGCTGACGACATTAGCCGAGGTGGTTGTGCGATTCACTGCAAAGCCATTTTTATAAATTTGGTGTAGGTTTCGTGTGGCATTAATATTTTCAATGGGGTTGTTATCGAGGAGCAAAAAATCAGCTCGCTGACCGACCGAGATTCTGCCGCGGTCGTTAATTCCAAACGCTTGCATAGGCAAAATGGTTGCTGCGCGTAAAGCTTCTCTAGGAGTTAGTCCGGCGCTGACCAGCATAGTTAATTCTTGATGCAAGCTTGCGCCATAGGTGGTTCCTGGGTTTGGAGCGTCTGACCCAGCTAAGATCATGATGCCTGCCTCATGCATACGACGGACATTTTGTTGGGCTAGTTTAAAGTTGAACCCTGGCCATGTCGCGTCACCAAAATCGGTTTCTAATTGTTGCCGGCTAGCGCTGTTTAAAAAAGGTTTAATGGATGGGTCGTTGGCAAGTATTGCGCCGCTTCGTTGGTGGTCAACCGTCGCAAGCACCGATAATGTGGGGATCACAAAAATAGAGTTTTCGAGCGCTAAATCTAGAAACTCCTGCGAGACCGCTTGATCGGCAAATACATGTACTAAGCCATCGATGCCCGATTCCAGCATGGCGGTCGCGTCGTCAAGTGTGTCGATATGTGCGACCGCTAGTAATCCGGCGTTATGCGCTGCCTCGATAACCGCGGTTGCGGTTGCTCGATCAATGCTGCTAAACATTGAGTTGTTGGGCATGTAAACCAATTTTATGAAGTCGCTCCCCTCCGCTTGACGCCGGGCTACCCATTGCGCGGCCTGTTCTGGCTTAGTTAGAGTGTCGACGTGAATGCCGAATTGCGTGCCGTGACCACCGGGAGAGGTTGTCAGCATGCCGGCACTAAACAGATCTGCTTTATCGGTTTTGGTTAACGCGTTTCGGTCAGTTTTGGCACTACTAATTACGTCGGCTGAGGTGAACATGTCGATGCTGGTGGTGATGCCGAAATTTAGTGAGTCGGACAGCGCCGATCCGAAGTTGTGTGTATGCGCATCAACTAATCCGGGAATGAGCCATTTTTCTGACGCATCGATGATTGGAAGCGCATCGCTAACTAGATCATTTCCGACGTGTTGAATTATTCCATCGCGAATCTCAATTGTGGCGTCGCGTAACACTTGTTCTCCGTCAAATACGTGGGCATGTTTAATAATAAAGCTATTGCTGTTAAGCACTACAGAATGCGGTGTTGGTAGAAGGCTAATGACACCGATGGCGAGCATGGACACGCTAGCTAGCGTGATCCAGAAGATTTTTTTTAACATGAGGAGTACCTTTTAATGAATGGGCTAGCGCTGACGCGCCCAACTAGCAATGGCTAAGCTGCCGAGCGATGCAGTCATTACACTGATCCAAATGAGATTCAGTTGTGGACTGCGCTCGCCTGGCGCGCCAATAACGCATAAAGCGAGTTCGGCGAGGTGAAATGACGGAGTGAAGGCCGATAGGGTTTGCATGGGGGCAGGGAACATAAAGACTGGGAACCATAGCCCGCCGAGAATAGCGAGCCCTAGAAACACAATGTTCGAGACCGCAACGGCTCCTCCGGAGTTCAAAGAAAAGCCAAGGATTAAGCCAATTAATACAAACGGTACGGCGGAAAATAAATGCAATACAAATAATAGGGTCCACGTACCACGCGGTAATGCTACTTCGCCTAAAAATCCGGCAATTAAATAGATTGGAAGGAGCGCTGCTGCGCAGAACAACAAGGTGGTGATAAGTTTGGCTGATATATATGCAAAGGCTGGTGCCGGTGCAGCGCGTTTGAGCTGTAACCAGCCACGGTCGCGTTCGTTGGCCACGCCGACGCCAAAGCCAAAAATCGACGGACCCATCACCGCAAATACGCCGTATGTCGCGAGTAGATAGGGCGCATTATTATCGGCGCCAGGCAATACGACGCCGAATAATGTGTAAAACGCCATTGGCATTAATAAGGTTGGGAGTACAAACTCTGGGGCGCGCAGAGCCTTTAATATTTCGGCGCCGGCTTCATTAAGGTAGATATTCATATCGTGTCCTGAGATTTGTGTTTGGCGAAAAGATAAATTTGAGCGAGCTAACCGTTCGAGGTTAGGCGCTTAAACGCGTTCTCTAAGGTCGGTTTGGTTACCGTTAACTCAGTGACTAGGTCGTCTAGGCTGAGTAGTTCGCGCAAGGTCTGTGTGCCACTATTGGTCAAAATTTCAATAAATCGGCCGGATGTTTGAACAGTTTGAACGCCAGTCAGTGCTGCAAGGTGGTTTTCGTTGAGGCTTGTCTGACAACGAATGACCGCGCCACTTACCGCCGCGCGTATGTCTGCGCTGGCCGCATTGGCGATAATTTTTCCGGCGTTCATGACAATGATGTGGTCCGCCAAGGTATCGGCTTCCTCTAAATAGTGCGTGGTCAATACCACACTAGTGCCTTGCTCTCGTAGGTCGCGAATGGTATTCCAGAGCACGCGGCGCGCATCGATGTCTAAGCCGGTAGTGGGTTCATCGAGAAATACCAGTTGTGGACGACCAACAATGGCTAATGCGAATTGCACGCGGCGTTTTTGGCCACCAGATAGCTTCTTATAACGGGTATCGGCAAATCCATCTAGCTCACAAAGAGTCAGCAGTGCATTGATGTCGTGCGGTTTTTCATAGTAAGTAGAAAATAGGCTGATGTGTTCGCGCGCGGTCAGTTGGTCGGGTAAGTCAGAATCCTGCAGCATTACCCCGATGCGTCGCTTTATGTCGATCTTTCCGGCCTTTCCGCCGAGAACCGTGATCGAGCCACTACTCGGTTGTTCGAGTCCGAGCGCGCAATTAATCAAGCTTGTCTTGCCTGCGCCATTCGAGCCCAATAAAGCGGTAATCCCACCGTTTGGAAAGCTTAGGCTGATTTCATCCAAAGCGCGTGTTGTACCAAATGTTTTTGTTAGCCGATCAATGATGATTGGTGAGCCATGAATAGGTTCGAGCATTCGACCTCCGATGAGCCGTCTGTAGTGTAGCGTCTACTATGCCTATGGATGGTTCGGCTAACTATTGATGGGTATCACCACTTTTAGGTGACATTTGTCATATCAGAGCTTTTGATATAGGCAGTAGCGCGACCGCGATGCCTCGGTCATACTGACATTACTTGTTCTGCCAAAATGCGCTGTGTAACGCTATGCCTCAAACAAAATGCCGACTTGTGTACGACGGCGAATGCCCTGTATGCCGGCTGTATTGTGAATCCATTGAGCTGGAGTCGTCAGCGGCTAATTTGATGTTGGTGGACGCCCGCCAAGATCATGAGTTGATAGATGAAGTAAACAAAGCGCAGCTCGACCTCGATCAAGGCATGGTGCTGGAGGTTGACGGCAGTCTGTACTACGGTGCACAAGCACTGCATGCATTGGCTGGATTTGGTCGTCGGTCTGGGGTATTTAACCAAATAAATTATTGGCTGTTTAAGTCTGAATCACGGGCTAATCGTTTATACCCACTATTACGTGCACTTAGAAATGGGCTATTAAAAGTGCGTGGAAAACCTAAGATCAATAATCTAGAGCAACCCAACAATGATTGAGTTGAGGTGGCTGGTTAAAACCCTCACTCTTATCCGCTTGGAATAATCGCTTCGACGCCTAAATCCATACAAGCTTGGTAGATTTGTTCGCAGGTTTCGGAAATTTCGTTTAAATCGGTGCCTTTAACCACAAAGATAACGCGATATTGGCTGATGGTTGAGTCTTTGTCTTGTGGGTAGCTGCCGATGTCTATGTCTGGATGGCGGTTCTGTATCGCTTCCAGTGCTGCAGCGATTTCACCTTCGCCAATATTGGCGTGTACGCTGGCGTTATGGATCGCAACGCCGGTTTTTAGGTGAGCCACGATGCCGTCGAGCATGATGCGCATAATTCTGGGTACTCCGGCCATCACATACACGTTGTCGATGCGATACCCTGGTACGATCGATTGATCTGTTTTGATCATTTCAGCTCCTTGTGGCGCGTATGCCATACGCTGAGCTGCTGCCGTGAACTCGACTCCTTTGCCGGACAAGTAAGCGTCGATAAGGTCATATACTTCTTGTTGAATGACATTCTCCACGCCGAATGCGGCGGCAATAGAATCTGAGGTTATATCGTCGTGGGTCGGGCCGATGCCGCCAGTGGTAAATACATAATCATAGCGTTGTCGCAGGGCGTTTACCGCGGTCACAATTTCGGCTTCGATATCTGGCACGATTCGCGTTTCACGCACTCGAATTCCGCGTTGCTCTAAGGTCTTTGCGATGTGCGCTAGGTTTCTATCTTCTATGCTGCCTGACAACAATTCGTTGCCAATTAATAGAACGCCTGCAGTAAGTGTATTTTTCATAATATTGTCAGTAAGCCAAGACTAGTCAAAACGAGGTCTTGCAGAAATTTTGTGGTTAAATAATACCCTAGGTGAGATTAAATATTCGTTGCGCATTTTGGCTAGTAACCTCAGCAACCTGCTCCACGCTAAGGTTTTTTATCTCGGCTACCGCGGCCAACACAAACGGCAGGTACTCAGGGCTGTTGCGCTCGCCTTGGTGTGCTGACACCGTCATGTCCGGCGCGTCAGTTTCCAATACGATGGCGCTCAATGGCAACTGTTTAACCAGCGCTCTAAGCTTGCTGGATCGTTCGTAGGTAAGCATGCCGCCAAAGCCGAGCATGAAACCCATTTCGTGGTATTTATGCGCCTGTTGAATGCTGCCATTAAAGGCGTGAATCGTGCCGCCTGCTACCACGGTGTCGCTAAGGAGGTTCAAGCAAAGGTCGTGTGCTTTACGATTATGAATTATCACCGGTAAATTGTGCTGTTTTGCTATAATTAGCTGCTTAACAAAGAAAAGTTGCTGTTTTTCACGATTCGCTTGAGTGCTGCTTTCTGGATTCTTGCCACCTGTGTTCGATTGCGGTCTTTGGGCTGCATAGAAATCCAAGCCGATTTCGCCAACCGCAACAGGTCGGTGGGTTTCGATTAAGGTGTCTAGCTGCGATAAATGTTGCGGTTGATGGTGTTCAATGAATTGTGGATGTAAGCCGAGCGCAAAGTGCAATGTTGGGGTCGACTGACTGAGGTTGATGGTGCGTTGCCATGTGTCTGCGGTGACGCCTGGATTGATAATTGTTTGCACATTGTTAATCGCACAGCGGTTCAGCACCTGGTCTCGATCTTCATCAAATACCGCAAAATCCAGGTGGCAGTGAGTATCAATAATTGCAGGTGTGGTGCTCATTTTTTAAGTTTAACGTATTCAATATCTATTTAGCATTTATTCCGATGGCAAGTATGACGGCATCTAATTCATCTCTCGATGACGCACAATTCGAACGCCGTTTCGGTGGTGTTGCGCGCCTGTATGGTGATCGTGGTTTAGCGAAGCTTAGTAATGCCCATGTTTGTGTTATCGGTATTGGTGGCGTTGGCTCATGGGTTGCTGAGAGCTTGGCCCGCAGCGCTGTGGGTAGCATCACGTTGATTGATATGGATGTGGTGTCTGAATCCAATATTAATCGTCAGTTGGTGGCAACTGCGGATACTATTGGGCGCGATAAAATACGGGTGATGCAGGAGCGGATTGCTGCCATTAATTCGCGTTGTGTGGTTCATCCGGTGGACGAGTTTTTAACTCGTGACAATCTAGCCGAGCTTATCCGCCAAGATTTTAATTATGTGGTCGATTGTATTGACGATTACCGTACTAAAGCGGCGTTGATAAACTATTGTCGTCAACACAAAATCAATATTGTGTCCGTTGGTGGCGCTGGTGGTCAAATTGACCCTACGCAGATTCGTCGCTGTGACTTATCTAATACACAGCACGACGTGCTACTGTCTAAGACACGTAAATTACTTCGTCAAGAGTATGGTTTTGCGCGAAACCCAAAGCGGTCATTCGGTGTGCCGTGCGTGTACTCTGATGAGCAGTTGGTGTATCCCGATGGCGCTGGTGGAGTTGGCGCACAACGG
This sequence is a window from Arenicella xantha. Protein-coding genes within it:
- the tcdA gene encoding tRNA cyclic N6-threonylcarbamoyladenosine(37) synthase TcdA — translated: MTASNSSLDDAQFERRFGGVARLYGDRGLAKLSNAHVCVIGIGGVGSWVAESLARSAVGSITLIDMDVVSESNINRQLVATADTIGRDKIRVMQERIAAINSRCVVHPVDEFLTRDNLAELIRQDFNYVVDCIDDYRTKAALINYCRQHKINIVSVGGAGGQIDPTQIRRCDLSNTQHDVLLSKTRKLLRQEYGFARNPKRSFGVPCVYSDEQLVYPDGAGGVGAQRPVADPNNRSSNALNCAGGMGSITHVTASFAFVASGFVINELAHASD
- a CDS encoding competence/damage-inducible protein A — protein: MKNTLTAGVLLIGNELLSGSIEDRNLAHIAKTLEQRGIRVRETRIVPDIEAEIVTAVNALRQRYDYVFTTGGIGPTHDDITSDSIAAAFGVENVIQQEVYDLIDAYLSGKGVEFTAAAQRMAYAPQGAEMIKTDQSIVPGYRIDNVYVMAGVPRIMRIMLDGIVAHLKTGVAIHNASVHANIGEGEIAAALEAIQNRHPDIDIGSYPQDKDSTISQYRVIFVVKGTDLNEISETCEQIYQACMDLGVEAIIPSG
- a CDS encoding ABC transporter ATP-binding protein → MLEPIHGSPIIIDRLTKTFGTTRALDEISLSFPNGGITALLGSNGAGKTSLINCALGLEQPSSGSITVLGGKAGKIDIKRRIGVMLQDSDLPDQLTAREHISLFSTYYEKPHDINALLTLCELDGFADTRYKKLSGGQKRRVQFALAIVGRPQLVFLDEPTTGLDIDARRVLWNTIRDLREQGTSVVLTTHYLEEADTLADHIIVMNAGKIIANAASADIRAAVSGAVIRCQTSLNENHLAALTGVQTVQTSGRFIEILTNSGTQTLRELLSLDDLVTELTVTKPTLENAFKRLTSNG
- a CDS encoding TatD family hydrolase; translated protein: MSTTPAIIDTHCHLDFAVFDEDRDQVLNRCAINNVQTIINPGVTADTWQRTINLSQSTPTLHFALGLHPQFIEHHQPQHLSQLDTLIETHRPVAVGEIGLDFYAAQRPQSNTGGKNPESSTQANREKQQLFFVKQLIIAKQHNLPVIIHNRKAHDLCLNLLSDTVVAGGTIHAFNGSIQQAHKYHEMGFMLGFGGMLTYERSSKLRALVKQLPLSAIVLETDAPDMTVSAHQGERNSPEYLPFVLAAVAEIKNLSVEQVAEVTSQNAQRIFNLT
- a CDS encoding DCC1-like thiol-disulfide oxidoreductase family protein yields the protein MPQTKCRLVYDGECPVCRLYCESIELESSAANLMLVDARQDHELIDEVNKAQLDLDQGMVLEVDGSLYYGAQALHALAGFGRRSGVFNQINYWLFKSESRANRLYPLLRALRNGLLKVRGKPKINNLEQPNND
- a CDS encoding amidohydrolase family protein, whose product is MLKKIFWITLASVSMLAIGVISLLPTPHSVVLNSNSFIIKHAHVFDGEQVLRDATIEIRDGIIQHVGNDLVSDALPIIDASEKWLIPGLVDAHTHNFGSALSDSLNFGITTSIDMFTSADVISSAKTDRNALTKTDKADLFSAGMLTTSPGGHGTQFGIHVDTLTKPEQAAQWVARRQAEGSDFIKLVYMPNNSMFSSIDRATATAVIEAAHNAGLLAVAHIDTLDDATAMLESGIDGLVHVFADQAVSQEFLDLALENSIFVIPTLSVLATVDHQRSGAILANDPSIKPFLNSASRQQLETDFGDATWPGFNFKLAQQNVRRMHEAGIMILAGSDAPNPGTTYGASLHQELTMLVSAGLTPREALRAATILPMQAFGINDRGRISVGQRADFLLLDNNPIENINATRNLHQIYKNGFAVNRTTTSANVVSSKISSGYLSQFAQDLNGPSNLNWATTDDRMTGGNSSTKLRRTNGVLEVQANVQQGFMFPWAGAGLFGDTALDISDYHELSFMAKGSPGVYQALSFSGSMAGAPPAQTFNLTEEWQTFRLPLKQFHGLDSKQLIGFAIVAGPRPGKYKYSLKSVTLESQ
- a CDS encoding ABC transporter permease: MNIYLNEAGAEILKALRAPEFVLPTLLMPMAFYTLFGVVLPGADNNAPYLLATYGVFAVMGPSIFGFGVGVANERDRGWLQLKRAAPAPAFAYISAKLITTLLFCAAALLPIYLIAGFLGEVALPRGTWTLLFVLHLFSAVPFVLIGLILGFSLNSGGAVAVSNIVFLGLAILGGLWFPVFMFPAPMQTLSAFTPSFHLAELALCVIGAPGERSPQLNLIWISVMTASLGSLAIASWARQR